The following proteins are encoded in a genomic region of Cryptomeria japonica chromosome 11, Sugi_1.0, whole genome shotgun sequence:
- the LOC131053396 gene encoding uncharacterized protein LOC131053396 isoform X1 has protein sequence MRKLYFHNNVNRRIGFHDGPHAMQKHPHNPMQKRCETINGKAGQYKWLTYQEVYNMVLKIGSGLRSCGIEHISERSIQSKPFHSLQVGDDEFGHMLVVILRENGVNDRGLLFDNHARTTLTFVTVHSDEERKFMFFRNPSVDMLLTEVELDRDLIQHFIQLVKT, from the exons ATGAGAAAACTATATTTTCATAACAATGTCAATCGCAGGATCGGATTCCATGATGGACC TCATGCTATGCAAAAACATCCACATAATCCGATGCAAAAACGGTGTGAGACCATAAATGGAAAG GCAGGTCAATACAAATGGCTCACATACCAGGAAGTTTACAACATGGTTCTAAAAATTGGGTCCGGTCTTCGGAGTTGTGGCATTGAGCACATAAGTGAAAGAT CAATACAATCCAAACCCTTTCACTCTTTGCAAGTCGGTGATGATGAGTTTGGGCACATGTTGGTTGTAATTTTAAGGGAGAATGGTGTCAACGACAGGGGACTATTGTTTGACAATCATGCTAGAACAACGCTTACATTTGTGACAGTGCACAGTGATGAAGAACGAAAGTTCATGTTTTTTCGCAACCCTAGTGTTGACATGCTCCTGACCGAGGTTGAACTTGACAGGGACCTGATACAACACTTTATCCAACttgtgaaaacataa
- the LOC131053396 gene encoding uncharacterized protein LOC131053396 isoform X2, translating to MQKHPHNPMQKRCETINGKAGQYKWLTYQEVYNMVLKIGSGLRSCGIEHISERSIQSKPFHSLQVGDDEFGHMLVVILRENGVNDRGLLFDNHARTTLTFVTVHSDEERKFMFFRNPSVDMLLTEVELDRDLIQHFIQLVKT from the exons ATGCAAAAACATCCACATAATCCGATGCAAAAACGGTGTGAGACCATAAATGGAAAG GCAGGTCAATACAAATGGCTCACATACCAGGAAGTTTACAACATGGTTCTAAAAATTGGGTCCGGTCTTCGGAGTTGTGGCATTGAGCACATAAGTGAAAGAT CAATACAATCCAAACCCTTTCACTCTTTGCAAGTCGGTGATGATGAGTTTGGGCACATGTTGGTTGTAATTTTAAGGGAGAATGGTGTCAACGACAGGGGACTATTGTTTGACAATCATGCTAGAACAACGCTTACATTTGTGACAGTGCACAGTGATGAAGAACGAAAGTTCATGTTTTTTCGCAACCCTAGTGTTGACATGCTCCTGACCGAGGTTGAACTTGACAGGGACCTGATACAACACTTTATCCAACttgtgaaaacataa
- the LOC131053396 gene encoding long chain acyl-CoA synthetase 5 isoform X3 — MRKLYFHNNVNRRIGFHDGPHAMQKHPHNPMQKRCETINGKAGQYKWLTYQEVYNMVLKIGSGLRSCGIEHISERYQQYNPNPFTLCKSVMMSLGTCWL, encoded by the exons ATGAGAAAACTATATTTTCATAACAATGTCAATCGCAGGATCGGATTCCATGATGGACC TCATGCTATGCAAAAACATCCACATAATCCGATGCAAAAACGGTGTGAGACCATAAATGGAAAG GCAGGTCAATACAAATGGCTCACATACCAGGAAGTTTACAACATGGTTCTAAAAATTGGGTCCGGTCTTCGGAGTTGTGGCATTGAGCACATAAGTGAAAGAT ACCAGCAATACAATCCAAACCCTTTCACTCTTTGCAAGTCGGTGATGATGAGTTTGGGCACATGTTGGTTGTAA
- the LOC131053396 gene encoding long chain acyl-CoA synthetase 5 isoform X4 → MRKLYFHNNVNRRIGFHDGPHAMQKHPHNPMQKRCETINGKAGQYKWLTYQEVYNMVLKIGSGLRSCGIEHISERYGIHHS, encoded by the exons ATGAGAAAACTATATTTTCATAACAATGTCAATCGCAGGATCGGATTCCATGATGGACC TCATGCTATGCAAAAACATCCACATAATCCGATGCAAAAACGGTGTGAGACCATAAATGGAAAG GCAGGTCAATACAAATGGCTCACATACCAGGAAGTTTACAACATGGTTCTAAAAATTGGGTCCGGTCTTCGGAGTTGTGGCATTGAGCACATAAGTGAAAGAT ATGGAATCCACCATAGTTAA